A portion of the Chondrinema litorale genome contains these proteins:
- a CDS encoding ThuA domain-containing protein: MKINHLHFVLAFCILGLFSCSEKEKRLLIFSKTAEFRHNSIEAGQAFFFKYGKENGYQIDTTENSELFNEENLKKYSAVVFLNTTGDVLNHAQQADFERYIQAGGGYIGIHAASDTEYEWPWYGKLMGGWFDGHPGNPNVRTGKVTVLDKNHPSTKNLPDSWDKADEFYNYKSLNMDMNFLITVDEKSYGAGKHGDFHPITWYHDFDGGRAFFTGFGHTPETFSEKEFVELMKGGIEYAVGDNKLDYTVAHSERKPEENRFVKKVFTTNLEEPMELEVLPNGKILFIERKGAVKLYDPKTEALKVISHLDVFKDLEDGLLGFAIDPNFEENNRLFFYYSPPGEKPIQRLSRFTMLGDSLILDSEKVILEIPTQREACCHSGGSIEFGPNGNLFIALGDNTSPFNSEQKFDTDGFGPMDERAGRSNWDAQKSSASPNDLRGKILRIKPEEDGTYSIPDGNLFPKDGSGGKPEIFVMGCRNPYRISIDPKTGWLYWGDVGPDAGEDNENRGPKGHDEFNQAKKAGFYGWPYFVGNNKPYRKMNYVTGEVSDFFDPEHPVNTSPNNTGVQNLPPAQSAMVWYSYGESTEFPDMASGGRNAMAGPVYYYDDYEGDKNRFPKYYDKKVFHYDWIRGWIHAITLDEEGNYLYQEPFLPSMEFNNMIDIKLHDGSFYFLEYGKNWYSKNEDARLGLIDYAASNRTPIAKVSADKLVGAAPLTVNFSAEKSFDYDQKDELTYEWFFTSDDAQGNGITKAFTFDKPGIYQAKVKVSDKERDASFANIEIQVGNERPVISVNLNGNSSFYWNNSSLDYQIKVEDLEDGDVDAQKVKVFYDYMPIGNDEIEVELGHKQTGAVVDASVLLKENLCLSCHDMKNTSIGPTYTEVAAKYDSDQATIDKLVQKVIKGGSGVWGDRMMAANPSLSKIDAETMVRYIVSLDEEQVKPSLPTNGTIAANKHLNESNGYYILTAEYTDKGGEIVGPLSAKETIKLRSAKLQAEDFDGYKNLSKRTPGGSDLVHLNDIRKNSYFMFEDIDLTGISQLTVKTGCTQKGFVLNVRKGSVEGEIIATGNIPYTNGEIEGWSEVPIPVTQPVDSNVDLYFTFDFTGEEEKGFITLDWIYFNQPVTLGKK, from the coding sequence ATGAAAATCAATCATTTACACTTTGTTCTAGCATTTTGTATACTAGGACTTTTTTCATGTTCTGAAAAAGAAAAAAGATTATTGATATTTTCTAAAACAGCAGAATTCAGACACAACTCAATTGAAGCAGGGCAGGCATTTTTCTTTAAGTATGGAAAAGAAAATGGCTATCAAATTGACACCACTGAAAACTCAGAGCTTTTTAATGAAGAAAACTTAAAAAAATACAGTGCTGTAGTTTTTCTAAATACTACAGGAGATGTACTCAACCATGCCCAACAAGCCGATTTTGAAAGGTATATACAAGCTGGAGGTGGTTATATTGGTATTCATGCTGCCTCTGATACTGAGTATGAATGGCCTTGGTATGGCAAACTAATGGGAGGTTGGTTCGATGGCCATCCAGGCAATCCGAATGTAAGAACTGGTAAGGTTACAGTACTTGATAAAAACCATCCCTCAACAAAGAACCTTCCAGACAGTTGGGACAAAGCCGATGAGTTTTACAATTACAAATCTTTAAATATGGACATGAATTTCCTGATTACTGTAGATGAAAAATCTTATGGAGCAGGAAAACATGGTGACTTCCACCCAATAACTTGGTATCATGATTTTGATGGTGGAAGAGCATTTTTTACTGGTTTTGGGCATACACCTGAAACATTCTCTGAAAAGGAATTTGTGGAGTTAATGAAAGGAGGTATTGAGTATGCTGTTGGCGATAACAAATTAGATTATACAGTTGCTCACTCTGAAAGAAAACCAGAGGAAAACAGGTTTGTAAAGAAAGTATTTACAACAAACCTCGAAGAGCCAATGGAACTTGAGGTTTTACCAAATGGAAAAATTCTATTTATAGAAAGAAAAGGTGCAGTTAAATTATACGATCCTAAAACAGAGGCATTAAAAGTTATATCTCACCTAGATGTTTTCAAAGACTTAGAGGATGGACTGCTCGGCTTTGCTATTGACCCTAATTTTGAAGAAAACAATCGCCTTTTTTTTTATTACAGCCCTCCAGGAGAAAAACCTATTCAGCGTCTTTCTCGCTTTACTATGTTGGGAGATAGCCTAATCTTAGACAGTGAAAAAGTAATATTGGAAATCCCAACACAGCGAGAAGCATGTTGCCACTCAGGAGGTTCAATTGAATTTGGGCCTAATGGAAATTTATTTATTGCTTTAGGTGATAACACTAGCCCATTTAATTCGGAACAGAAATTTGATACAGATGGATTCGGACCAATGGACGAAAGAGCAGGAAGAAGCAACTGGGACGCACAAAAGTCATCTGCTAGCCCAAATGATTTAAGGGGTAAAATATTGAGAATTAAGCCAGAAGAAGATGGCACTTATAGTATTCCAGATGGAAATCTATTTCCCAAAGATGGTTCGGGTGGAAAACCAGAAATTTTTGTAATGGGTTGTAGAAACCCTTATCGTATCTCTATCGACCCAAAAACCGGATGGTTGTATTGGGGAGACGTTGGACCAGATGCTGGAGAAGATAATGAAAATAGAGGACCAAAGGGGCATGACGAATTTAATCAAGCTAAAAAAGCTGGGTTTTACGGATGGCCATATTTTGTTGGCAACAACAAACCTTACCGAAAAATGAATTATGTAACCGGTGAAGTTTCTGATTTTTTTGATCCAGAACATCCTGTAAATACGTCGCCAAATAATACTGGTGTTCAAAACTTACCTCCTGCCCAATCAGCGATGGTTTGGTACTCTTATGGAGAATCTACTGAGTTTCCCGACATGGCTTCTGGTGGTAGAAATGCAATGGCAGGTCCTGTTTATTATTATGATGATTACGAGGGAGACAAAAATCGTTTCCCGAAGTATTATGACAAAAAAGTATTCCACTACGACTGGATTAGAGGTTGGATACATGCAATTACACTTGATGAAGAAGGCAACTATTTATATCAAGAACCATTTTTACCTTCTATGGAATTTAATAACATGATTGATATTAAGTTGCATGATGGTAGTTTTTACTTTCTGGAATATGGTAAAAACTGGTATTCTAAAAATGAAGATGCACGCTTAGGTCTTATCGACTATGCGGCTAGTAACAGAACTCCAATTGCCAAAGTTTCTGCCGATAAACTAGTTGGGGCAGCTCCACTAACAGTCAACTTTTCAGCAGAAAAATCATTTGATTATGACCAAAAAGATGAACTAACTTATGAATGGTTTTTTACTAGTGACGACGCTCAGGGCAATGGCATTACTAAAGCATTTACTTTTGATAAGCCAGGAATTTATCAGGCAAAAGTTAAAGTTTCTGACAAAGAAAGGGATGCTTCTTTTGCCAATATAGAAATTCAAGTTGGAAACGAAAGGCCAGTAATTTCAGTAAATCTTAATGGTAATAGCTCTTTCTATTGGAATAATTCTAGTCTAGATTATCAGATTAAAGTAGAAGATTTAGAAGACGGAGATGTTGATGCGCAAAAAGTAAAAGTTTTTTACGATTATATGCCAATTGGGAATGATGAAATTGAAGTAGAATTAGGACATAAACAAACAGGAGCAGTGGTAGATGCAAGTGTTTTATTAAAAGAAAACTTATGCCTTTCTTGCCATGACATGAAAAATACTTCGATTGGACCAACCTACACAGAAGTTGCTGCAAAATATGATTCCGATCAGGCAACAATAGATAAACTCGTGCAAAAAGTAATTAAAGGAGGCAGTGGTGTATGGGGTGATAGAATGATGGCAGCAAATCCTTCCCTCTCGAAAATAGATGCAGAAACTATGGTTCGTTACATTGTTTCACTTGATGAAGAACAAGTAAAACCATCATTACCTACAAACGGTACTATTGCCGCTAACAAACACCTCAATGAATCAAATGGCTATTATATATTAACTGCTGAGTATACGGATAAAGGAGGTGAAATTGTGGGACCGCTTTCAGCTAAAGAAACCATAAAACTTAGATCAGCTAAATTACAGGCTGAAGATTTTGATGGGTATAAAAACCTGAGTAAAAGAACTCCGGGAGGAAGTGATTTGGTTCACCTCAATGATATAAGAAAGAATTCTTATTTTATGTTCGAAGACATTGATTTAACAGGTATCAGTCAATTAACTGTGAAAACAGGTTGTACTCAGAAAGGATTTGTATTAAACGTAAGAAAAGGAAGTGTTGAGGGAGAAATAATCGCAACAGGAAATATTCCTTATACTAATGGTGAAATAGAAGGCTGGTCAGAAGTTCCTATTCCGGTTACCCAACCAGTAGATTCAAACGTGGACCTATATTTCACTTTTGATTTCACAGGAGAAGAGGAAAAAGGATTTATAACATTAGATTGGATATATTTTAATCAACCTGTTACTCTTGGTAAAAAATGA